In Marinomonas posidonica IVIA-Po-181, a single window of DNA contains:
- a CDS encoding YhbY family RNA-binding protein: MSLTNAQKKQYRLIGHSLNPVVMIAGNGLTEAVLTEIDRALEDHELIKVRISITDRDVRSALITEISKVMKSETVQVIGKVALFYRAALEPNPKLSNLLR; encoded by the coding sequence ATGAGTCTGACAAACGCCCAAAAAAAGCAGTACCGTTTAATCGGTCACAGCCTTAATCCTGTCGTAATGATCGCTGGTAACGGTCTAACAGAAGCCGTACTAACCGAAATAGACAGAGCACTTGAAGATCACGAATTAATAAAAGTTCGCATCAGTATTACTGACCGAGATGTACGCAGTGCCTTAATTACAGAAATCAGCAAAGTAATGAAAAGCGAAACGGTACAAGTCATCGGCAAGGTCGCACTTTTTTACCGCGCAGCCTTAGAGCCCAATCCTAAGCTTTCGAACCTACTGCGCTAA
- the folP gene encoding dihydropteroate synthase has translation MSLMSFGDKSLDLSLPHVMGILNVTPDSFSDGGAFNSLDSALRQSERMICEGASMIDVGGESTRPGAVPVSCQQELDRVIPIVEAIKSRFDVIVSVDTSTPEVMLQSANLGAGLINDVRALERDGALQAAAQTKLPVCLMHMKGMPQTMQDQPDYQSVVSEVSDYLLTRVAACQSVGIDSANILLDPGIGFGKALPHNLLLLQHTEYFKRLGFEVLIGVSRKTMVGDILGLPVEERLYGTMGANASAYARGARIFRVHDVRSHVEMLTLMSRIEREK, from the coding sequence ATGTCGTTAATGTCATTTGGGGACAAGTCGTTAGACTTGTCCCTTCCTCATGTAATGGGCATTCTGAATGTCACACCGGACTCATTTTCGGATGGCGGTGCCTTCAATTCTCTTGACTCCGCGTTACGTCAAAGCGAACGAATGATTTGTGAAGGCGCTAGCATGATCGATGTTGGTGGTGAATCAACGCGACCAGGTGCGGTGCCGGTTTCCTGTCAACAAGAACTAGATCGAGTTATTCCTATTGTTGAAGCCATTAAGTCGCGCTTTGATGTCATTGTGTCGGTAGACACTAGTACGCCTGAGGTGATGCTGCAATCCGCGAATTTGGGAGCTGGGTTGATCAATGATGTTAGGGCATTGGAGCGTGATGGTGCCTTGCAAGCGGCTGCTCAGACTAAGTTGCCAGTGTGCTTGATGCATATGAAGGGCATGCCTCAAACCATGCAAGATCAACCTGATTATCAGTCGGTTGTGTCTGAGGTGTCTGATTATTTATTGACTCGTGTAGCGGCGTGTCAGTCAGTAGGTATTGATTCGGCTAATATTTTACTGGATCCCGGTATTGGTTTTGGTAAAGCGTTACCACACAATTTATTGTTGTTGCAGCATACGGAGTACTTTAAGCGCCTTGGTTTTGAGGTGTTGATTGGCGTGTCTCGTAAAACTATGGTAGGGGACATATTAGGACTTCCAGTCGAGGAGCGCTTATATGGTACTATGGGTGCGAATGCTTCGGCCTATGCACGTGGCGCAAGGATATTTAGGGTTCACGATGTTAGGTCTCATGTCGAAATGTTGACGCTAATGTCACGTATTGAGAGAGAGAAATAA
- the ftsH gene encoding ATP-dependent zinc metalloprotease FtsH, whose product MNDMLKNILLWLVIAAVLLTVFNNFNTTSETNRISYSEFVKEVQDGRIAKVIVDGYTISGTRSNGDSFDTVRPAASDPKLMDDLLNKNVVVEGRMPEQQSIWTQLLVASFPILLILAIFMFFMRQMQGGGGGKGGPMSFGKSKARLLPEDQIKTTFADVAGCDEAKEDTEELVDFLREPSKFQRLGGKIPRGILMCGPPGTGKTLLAKAIAGEAKVPFFTISGSDFVEMFVGVGASRVRDMFEQAKKHAPCIIFIDEIDAVGRNRGSGMGGGNDEREQTLNQLLVEMDGFEGNEGIIVIAATNRPDVLDPALLRPGRFDRQVTVGLPDIRGREQILKVHLRKVPCDDDVEPKNIARGTPGFSGADLANLVNEAALFAARSNRRLVNMEQLELAKDKILMGAERKTMVMNNEEKLNTAYHEAGHTIIGYLMPEHDPVYKVSIIPRGRALGVTMYLPEDDKYSVSKRGLESQVCSLYGGRIAEEMIHGFDGVSTGASNDIERATSIARNMVTKWGLSEKLGPFAYEEDDNSGGYISGPTGSKANYFSPETGKVIDAEVQDIINRCYETATNILHENRSKLDVMAEALMQYETIDAKQIKEIMDGKKPSAPEGWSDPSADSPDNGEEKTAPEAPTEEVVAEASDVDGVSGEASRPAGE is encoded by the coding sequence TTGAACGATATGCTAAAAAATATTCTGTTATGGTTGGTCATTGCGGCGGTACTGTTAACAGTTTTTAACAATTTTAATACCACGTCAGAAACGAACCGAATTTCTTATTCTGAGTTTGTTAAAGAAGTACAAGATGGCCGGATCGCGAAAGTGATTGTTGACGGTTATACCATTAGTGGTACGCGTTCAAATGGTGACAGTTTTGATACCGTTCGCCCTGCTGCGTCCGATCCTAAATTGATGGATGACTTACTTAACAAGAATGTCGTTGTTGAAGGTCGTATGCCAGAACAGCAGAGCATTTGGACTCAGTTGTTGGTGGCGAGCTTTCCTATTCTTCTTATTCTTGCCATTTTTATGTTCTTTATGCGCCAAATGCAAGGCGGTGGCGGTGGTAAAGGCGGTCCGATGTCTTTTGGTAAGTCAAAAGCACGATTGCTGCCAGAGGACCAAATTAAGACAACTTTTGCTGATGTAGCAGGCTGTGATGAGGCTAAAGAAGACACCGAAGAATTGGTGGACTTCCTTCGTGAGCCAAGCAAGTTTCAGCGTCTAGGCGGTAAGATTCCTCGCGGTATCTTAATGTGTGGACCTCCAGGTACGGGTAAAACTCTTTTGGCGAAAGCCATTGCGGGTGAAGCGAAAGTCCCTTTCTTTACCATTTCCGGTTCAGACTTTGTTGAAATGTTTGTGGGTGTGGGTGCGTCTCGTGTTCGTGACATGTTCGAACAAGCGAAGAAGCATGCGCCCTGCATAATCTTTATTGATGAGATTGATGCGGTTGGTCGTAACCGTGGCTCAGGTATGGGCGGTGGTAATGATGAACGTGAACAGACGTTGAACCAACTGTTGGTTGAAATGGATGGTTTTGAAGGTAACGAAGGTATTATCGTAATTGCTGCAACAAACCGTCCTGATGTGTTGGATCCTGCGTTATTGCGTCCGGGCCGTTTTGACCGTCAAGTCACAGTTGGTTTACCTGATATTCGTGGTCGTGAACAGATTTTGAAAGTGCATTTGCGTAAAGTGCCGTGCGATGACGATGTTGAACCAAAAAATATAGCGCGTGGTACACCAGGTTTTTCTGGTGCTGATTTGGCGAACTTGGTCAATGAAGCTGCTCTGTTTGCAGCACGTTCGAATCGTCGTTTGGTGAACATGGAGCAGCTTGAACTCGCTAAGGATAAGATCCTGATGGGAGCAGAGCGTAAGACCATGGTGATGAACAATGAAGAGAAGTTGAATACGGCTTATCACGAAGCAGGTCATACTATTATTGGTTACCTAATGCCTGAACATGACCCGGTTTACAAGGTGTCTATTATTCCTCGTGGTCGTGCTTTGGGTGTGACTATGTACTTGCCTGAAGATGATAAATACAGTGTCAGTAAGCGTGGTTTAGAGAGTCAGGTTTGTAGTCTCTATGGTGGTCGTATTGCCGAAGAGATGATTCATGGTTTTGATGGTGTTTCGACTGGTGCGTCAAACGACATTGAGCGAGCAACCAGTATTGCTCGTAACATGGTGACCAAATGGGGCTTGTCTGAAAAACTTGGGCCTTTTGCTTACGAAGAAGATGATAATTCTGGTGGTTACATCTCTGGTCCGACAGGAAGTAAGGCGAATTACTTCTCCCCTGAGACTGGAAAAGTTATAGACGCAGAAGTGCAAGATATTATTAATCGCTGTTACGAGACGGCAACGAACATCTTGCATGAGAATCGTAGTAAACTGGATGTGATGGCTGAAGCATTGATGCAGTATGAAACCATTGATGCGAAGCAAATTAAAGAAATTATGGATGGTAAAAAACCATCTGCGCCAGAAGGATGGTCAGATCCTAGTGCTGATTCGCCAGACAATGGTGAAGAAAAAACAGCACCAGAAGCGCCTACAGAGGAAGTTGTTGCTGAGGCAAGTGATGTAGACGGAGTATCTGGTGAAGCTTCTCGGCCTGCAGGTGAATAA
- the rlmE gene encoding 23S rRNA (uridine(2552)-2'-O)-methyltransferase RlmE — MARSKSSNNWMKEHFDDPYVKKSQQDGYRSRASYKLIEINDKDKLIRPGMSVVDLGAAPGGWSQIAAKLIGDKGTIVASDILEMAPLPGVRFVQGDFTEQEVYEAILAEIGDQKADLVISDMAPNMSGNSSSDQPQAMYLVELALDMAAHVLRPGGNFLVKVFQGEGFEEYLKAMREQFGSVVTRKPDASRARSREVYLLGRQYKG, encoded by the coding sequence GTGGCAAGATCAAAAAGTAGTAACAATTGGATGAAGGAACATTTTGACGATCCTTATGTCAAAAAGTCTCAACAAGATGGTTATCGTTCTAGAGCGAGCTATAAGCTAATTGAAATCAATGATAAGGATAAGCTGATTCGCCCTGGAATGAGTGTGGTGGATCTTGGTGCGGCACCTGGTGGCTGGTCGCAAATCGCGGCAAAGTTAATTGGGGATAAGGGTACCATTGTTGCCTCCGACATCTTAGAGATGGCCCCGCTGCCTGGTGTGCGCTTTGTTCAGGGGGACTTTACTGAGCAAGAAGTGTACGAAGCCATTTTGGCGGAGATTGGAGATCAAAAAGCGGATCTTGTAATTTCTGATATGGCCCCCAATATGAGTGGAAACAGTTCTTCGGATCAGCCTCAGGCGATGTATCTGGTGGAACTCGCCTTGGATATGGCGGCTCATGTGTTGCGTCCTGGTGGTAACTTTTTAGTAAAAGTGTTCCAAGGAGAGGGCTTTGAAGAATACTTGAAAGCCATGCGAGAGCAGTTTGGCTCTGTTGTAACGCGAAAACCGGATGCTTCTCGGGCGCGAAGTCGTGAAGTTTACTTATTAGGAAGACAATATAAGGGTTAA